A genome region from Sphingobium sp. CR2-8 includes the following:
- a CDS encoding DUF1294 domain-containing protein: MLSLGLALLLANLIAFALFGTDKRRARTGARRVAERTLLLWALVGGTAGALVGRHVFRHKTRKQPFSTLLWLIVAGQAMALAAWAML; encoded by the coding sequence ATGCTATCCCTGGGCTTGGCCCTGCTGCTGGCGAACCTGATCGCCTTCGCCCTGTTCGGGACGGACAAGCGGCGTGCGCGAACAGGTGCGCGGCGCGTTGCCGAACGAACGCTGCTTCTGTGGGCGCTGGTGGGCGGCACGGCGGGGGCATTGGTCGGCCGCCATGTCTTTCGGCACAAGACGCGCAAGCAGCCCTTCTCGACCCTGCTGTGGCTGATCGTCGCCGGGCAGGCGATGGCGCTAGCCGCCTGGGCGATGTTATGA